The DNA region TACGGTTCTGACGGTCGCCCTCAATTCATCAGCTGCTTCCTGCTTAGATATCCTCTCTTTCAACAGATCCTTGATCAAAAAGACCCTCTTTTCCGTTCTCGTTTCCATCTCCCCACCCCCTTTTCCGGAGGTGAGGATACCGACATTTCAAATGCAAGGAAACAACGACAATTTTAATGCTACTCAACAGTCAACTTTTTTCTTGACTCGCACTTAGCCCAAAGTTATATTCTCTAATGTGAGCGGGGAAATGGACTAAGTAATGAGGCTTGTCGATCATCTTCGGAGTGAATTGATAGAGTTGGATCTCCAATCCCGCACCAAAAATGAAGTGCTCAGGGAGCTATCGGATCTCCTTCCCATAGATGAAAAATCAAAAGAGATGCTCATCGAGACGCTCAAGAAAAGAGAGGAACTTGGCTCGACAGGTGTTTCAAGAGGTATAGCAATCCCTCACTGTCGTTCCCTTCTGGTGAAAAAGCTGTATGTGATCCTTGGCCGTTCCAAGAAGGGGATAGATTTCAAGTCCTTAGACGGAAAGCCTGTGTATATTTTCTTTCTGATCGTTGCTCCTCCCCAGGAACCATCTAACCAGTACCTCATAGCCCTGGGCAAGGTTGCCCAAATGGCCAGAGAGCTTTCAAAGAAGAAAGAGATTCTCGAAATAGAAGACAAACAACAATTCTTGAGGTTTCTCTCCAAACTTGATACGGGGTAGGAGTCTCTCCTCCGTGCAGGTCAGGACATGCACCAGCAGCTCGAGCTTTTGATAATGCTTCATGACGTAGATCTTCTTCTGAAGGAGTCCCAGGACGCAAAGACTTCAAGCCAATTGAAGAAGATCGGCTTCAAGATGGGCAAGCCGACAAAGAAGATAGAGGCAGCAAGAAAGAAGTTGCTTGAAGAGCTTGACAAAGATATCGTCGAAAGATACAGGCGACTGATGAAAAGGTATGATAGGGCCGTGGCTCCCGTTCTGGACGGAATATGCTATGGATGCTACCAGGTCATGCCCATTGCCCTAGCCACTGACAAAGACAGAAACAAGAAAATTTGTCTCTGTCCCAACTGCGGCCGATTTCTATATTGGATTGACAAATAACCTTTCACACTTCCACCCACCACTCCTTCGAAATTCCCATCTACCCCCAGCAACACCTTCGAAAATAGAAATTCCGC from candidate division TA06 bacterium includes:
- a CDS encoding PTS sugar transporter subunit IIA, with the protein product MRLVDHLRSELIELDLQSRTKNEVLRELSDLLPIDEKSKEMLIETLKKREELGSTGVSRGIAIPHCRSLLVKKLYVILGRSKKGIDFKSLDGKPVYIFFLIVAPPQEPSNQYLIALGKVAQMARELSKKKEILEIEDKQQFLRFLSKLDTG